DNA from Gouania willdenowi chromosome 15, fGouWil2.1, whole genome shotgun sequence:
TCCAGGCCTTTGGCCAGGAACGGGAGGTTGGATATGGTCCTGTAATGGGTGAGGatatttaagttgtttttttgagaTTGGATCTGATGGGACATGGCTGGATTCAAGAGACTGGTTAATGTCACTGGTGATCGGGGGCTGATGGCAGAGAGATTTGATTCTAACACGGCAGTGGGAAAGGGGTCCAGGGTGCATGTGGAGCGTTTCAACAACTCAGAGAAATTAAGGATGTGATCAGCAAGGCAAAGCTGAGACTGGATGAGGCGGAGGAATGGATTCTGAGTGCTGAGGAGAGGATGCAGTCCATGGAGGAAGTGATGGAGGAGCTGGTGAAGCTTCAGATCTATTCCATAGCGGAGGGGTCTGAGAACAAGTCTTTGTCGACGATACATTTCTGTTAAATAGTAGCCTACCCACTACAGACGAAAAGGGTATCCAGATCGAACGGGCACACCAAGCCCTGGGTCCAACACCGCAAGAAGGGGCTCCCCCCAGGTCGATTGTCATCACATTTCAAAGCTACAGAATGAAGAAGGAAATCCTGCAAACAGCGTGGTAGATGAAGGGATTTAACTGGAAAGGTGCACCAGTCAATTTTGATCATGACAATGTACTGTGTGCTTGAATATGCGGAAGCAAAGAAGGTGCTGAAGAAAAAGGGGATTCCCTTCCAGACGCCCTTCTCAGCCAGACTTCGAGTTTTCGAAAGCCGTATGTACAACTCTGCAGAGGAAGCGACGGAGGAGATGGCAAAGAAGGGGTTACAGGTCACTGTGCTTAAACCAACCAAGACCCTACTGGAGCAGATCAGGAGGCTGACATGGACAGTCAGTGACGGACGAAGACAGACCCAGGATCAGAAACAAAGAGGATCAACATACAAGGACAGGCTCCAGATGTTCAGCCCAAAATGGTGGCAATTAATAAGTATGTCGGgggattgtttttcttttttggataGTATTTGCACCGCCATGGGTAAGACTTATggtgttaccatggcaactgaGGGATCTTTTTAGAATAAGAGGTCTTCCCTCAGGGAGGCTGCAGTACAACAACTTACTCAGGGTCCTTCTACTGTATGTACCCCACCTATCcaagttctgatgaacattTGATGTTAATTAAGGTTCACAAGttaattagttatttttttcctgcagtTCAGAGCAGCATGGGAGCTCTCACACAGAGAGGTTCCACTACAAATGTAATGTCAGATAATATTATAGAGAAACTATAATGTAAATAGtatccttaaagctgatattcgtagtttctgagaaacgtctcgatgtcccgccctaaacaccTTCACTTCCTTCCACTgtctctgccaatctaccagaagccacgcctctacttttctgcacacgcatcacggaacataacgaggtcgcattgggtcacattgatatatgtctatgggtcaggttagagcctaaatcatatttacctgtttgatgTTGTGAcccgcggccttgtttccgtgcacagttccacattcactttgattgacagtctcaaaaacaggaagtggaagcctattggctgggtgcactctgcgatcgtttccatgtgtataggggtctataggacaaaggagggacttatatacattaatgtatatgaatgaccaccagaaGTAGACCATAATAAAAGACTAGATAgagttttttcacatttcaagaGAAGTAAAATATTAACAGGTGGTATTTCTACAGGAAACACATTTAACAGATGCTGAACGTGTTAAACTGAGaagtagggctgggataaaccattattttgtaaacaatcTAACGATTCATTTTTCCAATTAGATTCAATTATTGATTATCTCTTCGTTAAGTCATTTATACACGTTGATTTGCacatataaaatgaaaaaaaaaaaaacaataattcctTAAcatttattgctcttcaactcaaaattccaaaataaagttgagAAAGAATATATAACGCATTGAGAGTCAGAAGTAGCattcaataaaaatcaaaaggCAGTGGGAGGCGGAGCCTGTCATGGTGTCATTCCGCAACCAacacaatttaacatttatgttgtAAACACACAGGCCTCGCTTACTGATAATAGTGcatcttttaattcttcattcacaTTAAATTAACAACTTAAAGTCATACACTCTGATactcacatttttcttaaactcaaaattctaaatgctaatacagaaaatgtttttccaacaaaaaacaagagaatttggaaaattaacaaataaatatggggttttataatgttcatttttagttaaaaattatcattataataatgtaataatataaaaatgattttaattagagcatgaactgaaaatacaaaggtcagtgttggtcccacactaGGGGAGACGACacgaaatgataaaaactatagaaataaatcaactcaggagccactaaatactgttaatatctacttatttataaaatctgattctttaaaatgcgtcactcattcattccatcattatgatctattttacagtttggaaccactggtgtagagcAACATCtcaccatgactcagcaaaaaagCAAATCTTTATTTGTTCATACTTTAATGGTGAGAGCCGTTTGATGTTATGCACTGGTTGTTAGGAGAATGTGTTTTCTTAGACGCTTggctcggtgtgtgtgtgtgtgtgcgtgcgttgcTGCCGCTGATGTCCCGGCGGGTGTTTCATTCTTGTCCCGTCAACGCACTGCTGTCCGGTCACACCCGGGATAAAGGACGGACACTCGGAGGAACCACTCTTGTTATTCTTtggcgccgccatctttgttttggtcagacgATGCATCGACGCATATATTTTGCGTCTacgtattttttttgcattgacgTCATCGATTCCGTTGACGCGTTGTCCCGGTCCTACGGAGGAGGCTTTAAACACATTCTGTTCCTCCTTTAAATCTGGGCATAGAAGAGGATCTGCTATCCTTATCTCAAACCAGGTTCAATACGAACACATCTCAGAGATAAGGAGGGTCGACATATAATGACCATAGGAAGGATTGAAGGGGTTTGGGTAACACTATTTAGTATATATGCTCCTCCAGGAAGTGATTGGCAATTTTATCAAAGATTATTCCATATTATATCTACAGAACCTCAAGGTTTGCTCATATGTGGAGTTTATATGAACATAAAATTAACGAGGACTGACTCATCTGGTACCAGCAGAGTTCACAATATACCCATGATCAGCAAAATCATTTCTATTATAGAGGAAATTGGTATTATTAATGTTTGGAGGGATCTTAACCCAACTAAGTGGGACTACATCTACTATTCAGCACCACAATCCACATATTCCAGATTAGACTGTTtcttcacattaaaaaaagactgaTCTAGAATCAGGTCATGTGATATAGCTGACCACTCACCAATAAAAATGGTAATtagtataaataataatttaaaaaaaaaacacaattgggACCTGGTGTCTTTGAGACATTTTGAATCTCGGTGTTGGTGCTCACGGTAGGACAGTTTGTGGACAGTCAGATCTGAAGCTTTGTAGCGCTGCTCAAGGACACGCCCAGCGGTTTTCATCTTCTGGAGCTGGTTTGTGAACCGGGGGCAAAGTTCTGGAAGTTGACTGCTCTAGATTTTAAGAGCGCGTGAATGTCCAAGATGTTATTCAGTGAGCGGTTGTAAAAGTCCACATGTGGTGAGAGGCTGAAAGTCTGTGGATGCTTTTAATGTTTCTGAAACAGATTTGATGTTTGGGCTTTTGGTGATAGCTCCATGGATATTAactcacaataataataatgcattttatttttaatactttatatttgataccaaacctcaaagtgctacaagattaaaacaatacaacatatattaaaagacaggactaaaaaaagcattaactgttaaaataagctTGTGTAAAAAAAGGTGAGTGTCCACTGTTTGCAGGGCCCTGAGGTGATCTGAGAAGGTGGTCTGAGAGAATGTTCCACAGGcggtgctgttggcctgaccAGGTCCTGGTTGACGTGTGTGGTGTGAGCAGTTCAGTGAGGTCAGTGGGGGCTGCACCATGCAGACAGTGATGGGAGTGCAGGAGGGTCTTATATTCTATGTGGGACTGAATGGGAGCCAGTGCAGTGTACGGAGGATGGGGGTGATGTGCTTGTGTTTCTACATcctcatcaggaccctggcagcACTGTTCTAAACGTACTGGAGCTTTTGGAGGCTCCTGCCAGGGAGGTACAGTAGTCCAgcctggaggagacaaaggcGTGGACAAGCTTCTCTGCAGCAGGAAGGGAGAGGGAGGGGCACAGTTTGGAAATATTACGGAGGTGAAAGAATGAAGTTTTGCAGATGGGGTTAGCATGATTGTCAAAGGAAAGGTGGGGGTCAAATTTAACCCCCAGGTTTGtgacagagggagagagaggaatgatgtgtccataaaataaaacagaggtGATGAGAGGTTCCAGTTTGAATGGCTTCTGTTTTTGAGCCATTTAGCTGCAGGAAGTTTTGACTCATCCCCCATTGCTACGCACTCTGTCAGTGAGGTAGGAGTGAAACCATTGAAGGGCGGAGCCAGAGAGACCTGTGTAGTGCTGGAGTCGATGCAGGAGGATATGgtggtctacagtgtcaaacGCAGCAGAGAGGTCGAGAAGAATGAGGAGGGATGTGGAACTGGAATCAAAAGCCATCAGCAGGTCCTGGTGACTCtgagctgtttctgtgctgtgggAGGGGCCAAAACCAGATTGGAATTTTTCATTTAGTCTGTTAGATTTTAGATGATTATGGAGCTGGGTGGAAACGACTTTTTCTATTGGTCTGTAATTTGACAGTGGTTTAGGGTCCAAGGTGGGTTTTTTGAGGAGGGGTTTAATGAGGGCGGTTAATGGTCCCAGATTCTCAGGATGTAGACGAAGTTTGTTATCACTAGGTCGAGGGTGTGGGaactttataaataataataatgataatattttaGGTTTAGGCAATTTAACGAGTGGACAAattcagctgtgtgtgtgtgtgtgtttataaatgtgt
Protein-coding regions in this window:
- the mea1 gene encoding male-enhanced antigen 1 isoform X2: MGPERVLPTCEEELQGDDRPSEGVAVPQEEEPEEEEGPDGGYYYQPLTQEPIEGPTDQDVQQRIQRSLSTPLSPPGWTTVPPWQEPPKAPVRLEQCCQGPDEDVETQAHHPHPPYTALAPIQSHIEYKTLLHSHHCLHGAAPTDLTELLTPHTSTRTWSGQQHRLWNILSDHLLRSPQGPANSGHSPFFTQAYFNS
- the mea1 gene encoding male-enhanced antigen 1 isoform X1, which encodes MKTDTLHLCRKGPETSSGAMERVLPTCEEELQGDDRPSEGVAVPQEEEPEEEEGPDGGYYYQPLTQEPIEGPTDQDVQQRIQRSLSTPLSPPGWTTVPPWQEPPKAPVRLEQCCQGPDEDVETQAHHPHPPYTALAPIQSHIEYKTLLHSHHCLHGAAPTDLTELLTPHTSTRTWSGQQHRLWNILSDHLLRSPQGPANSGHSPFFTQAYFNS